The Primulina huaijiensis isolate GDHJ02 unplaced genomic scaffold, ASM1229523v2 scaffold43165, whole genome shotgun sequence genome includes a region encoding these proteins:
- the LOC140969954 gene encoding NAC domain-containing protein 73-like, whose product MTWCNNDQEAALQIISSNTVSYPNDDQPKTLVCPSCGHTIKLQDQTGLQDLPGLPAGVKFDPSDQEILQHLEAKVFTHIRKRHPLIDEFIPTIDGENGICYTHPEKLPGVSKDGQVRHFFHRPSKAYTTGTRKRRKVHTDADGGETRWHKTGKTRQVNSTAGNVKGYKKILVLYTNYGRQRKPEKTNWVMHQYHLGDNEEEKDGELVVSKVFYQTQPRQCGSSSMKEAFTNPNISRASNQNKDNTFTKNGGFVEYYNPPPFISYSIGSQHQANRDSPPQIIPTFVVHGDGSTLFHMPSSASKGK is encoded by the exons ATGACATGGTGTAATAATGACCAAGAAGCTGCCCTCCAAATTATCTCGTCTAACACCGTCTCTTATCCAAATGATGATCAACCCAAGACTTTAGTTTGCCCTTCCTGTGGCCACACCATAAAACTCCAAGATCAG ACTGGACTTCAAGATTTGCCGGGACTACCAGCgggggtgaagtttgatccatCTGATCAAGAAATCCTTCAACATTTGGAAGCCAAAGTGTTCACTCATATACGGAAACGTCATCCTTTAATTGATGAATTTATTCCCACAATAGACGGTGAAAATGGAATTTGCTACACTCATCCTGAGAAGTTGCCAG GAGTTAGCAAAGATGGCCAAGTGCGCCATTTTTTCCACAGACCCTCCAAAGCATACACAACCGGTACACGAAAAAGGCGGAAAGTCCACACAGACGCCGATGGTGGCGAAACCAGGTGGCATAAAACAGGCAAGACGAGGCAAGTTAATTCGACTGCTGGCAATGTCAAAGGCTACAAAAAGATACTAGTCCTCTACACCAACTATGGCCGCCAAAGAAAGCCCGAAAAGACAAACTGGGTGATGCATCAATATCATTTAGGAGACAATGAAGAGGAAAAGGATGGAGAACTAGTTGTCTCTAAAGTATTCTACCAAACACAGCCTAGACAGTGTGGATCATCTAGCATGAAAGAGGCATTCACGAATCCTAATATATCGAGAGCTTCAAACCAGAACAAAGATAACACTTTCACGAAAAATGGCGGTTTTGTTGAGTACTATAATCCTCCACCCTTTATTTCATACAGCATTGGAAGCCAACATCAAGCTAATAGGGACAGCCCGCCTCAGATTATTCCTACTTTCGTTGTTCATGGTGATGGATCAACATTATTTCATATGCCTTCAAGTGCAAGCAAAGGTAAATGA